A window of the Vigna angularis cultivar LongXiaoDou No.4 chromosome 3, ASM1680809v1, whole genome shotgun sequence genome harbors these coding sequences:
- the LOC108324895 gene encoding probable E3 ubiquitin-protein ligase RHC1A yields MSNSRNTHWCYSCRRPVRLGRRDVVCPSCNEGFVHELNDMVHVNPFDLFGMDNNEERDQRVGLMETFSAFMRHQMADRGRSRDIRAQTDSNPEHSAGFAPLLIFGGQIPFRLSGHGGFEALFNGAPGVGLTRGNTGDYFVGPGLEELFEQLSANTRQGPAPATRSSIDAMPTIKITQRHLRSDSHCPVCKDKFELGSEARQMPCNHLYHSDCIVPWLVQHNSCPVCRQELPPQGLSSNRGTNGRSRSGRVSSSGRESQGRRNPFSFLWPFRSSHSSSNGEATGSSTQAPTIPENSHHSGYSGWPFE; encoded by the coding sequence ATGTCAAATAGTAGGAACACACATTGGTGTTATAGTTGCAGGAGGCCAGTTCGGCTGGGACGGCGAGATGTGGTTTGTCCTAGCTGCAACGAGGGATTTGTTCATGAACTTAATGATATGGTGCATGTTAATCCTTTTGATTTGTTTGGAATGGACAACAATGAAGAACGAGATCAAAGGGTTGGACTCATGGAAACTTTCTCTGCCTTTATGAGGCATCAAATGGCAGACAGGGGCAGAAGTCGTGACATCAGGGCACAAACAGATTCAAATCCTGAACACAGTGCAGGATTTGCTCCTCTGCTGATCTTTGGTGGCCAAATACCTTTCAGATTGTCTGGTCATGGTGGCTTTGAAGCTCTCTTTAACGGGGCTCCTGGAGTTGGTCTTACACGAGGTAACACAGGTGATTATTTTGTTGGTCCTGGACTTGAAGAACTTTTTGAACAGCTTTCAGCTAATACCAGGCAAGGTCCAGCACCAGCAACAAGATCCTCAATTGATGCTATGCCTACTATCAAGATCACACAGAGGCATCTTCGATCAGATTCACATTGTCCTGTGTGCAAAGATAAATTTGAGCTGGGGTCTGAAGCAAGACAAATGCCATGCAACCATTTATATCACTCAGATTGCATTGTTCCATGGTTGGTCCAGCATAACTCCTGCCCCGTTTGTCGCCAAGAACTGCCACCACAAGGATTGAGTAGTAATCGAGGCACAAATGGTAGAAGTAGAAGTGGAAGGGTAAGTAGTAGTGGTAGGGAGAGCCAGGGAAGGAGAAATCCGTTTTCCTTTTTGTGGCCTTTTCGTTCTTCTCATTCCAGCAGTAATGGTGAAGCAACCGGAAGCAGCACACAAGCACCAACCATCCCAGAGAATAGCCATCATTCAGGGTATTCTGGGtggccatttgaatga